One Streptomyces lincolnensis genomic region harbors:
- a CDS encoding ATP-binding protein: MQVLQVQLEIRPDPAEVGRARSWARSRLAGSGIGSDDPLAETLILLVSELVTNAVVHTGRPAVLRLSLPRVVAESATVRLEVADHSDRAPVPRCVDGDQTGGRGLALVDGLADRWGWSPEGNGKRIWCELDRCEDSGERATICVGDASAYEGLAFEVV; the protein is encoded by the coding sequence GTGCAGGTGCTTCAAGTGCAGCTGGAGATCCGGCCCGACCCCGCGGAGGTGGGGCGGGCCCGGAGCTGGGCCCGCTCGCGGCTCGCCGGGTCCGGAATAGGGTCCGACGATCCGCTCGCCGAGACGCTGATCCTGCTCGTCTCCGAGCTGGTCACCAACGCCGTGGTGCACACCGGCCGTCCGGCCGTGCTGCGGCTCAGTCTGCCGCGGGTGGTCGCGGAGTCGGCCACCGTCCGCCTAGAGGTCGCCGACCACAGCGACCGGGCCCCGGTGCCGCGCTGCGTCGACGGTGACCAGACGGGCGGCCGGGGGCTCGCCCTCGTCGACGGCCTCGCCGACCGCTGGGGCTGGAGCCCCGAGGGCAACGGCAAGCGCATCTGGTGTGAACTGGACCGGTGCGAGGACTCCGGCGAGCGCGCCACGATCTGCGTCGGTGACGCCTCCGCGTACGAAGGGCTGGCCTTCGAGGTCGTGTGA
- a CDS encoding acyl-CoA dehydrogenase family protein: MRFRLTGDQRALRDSVRQLLARRFDGEALRAAVAEPGLDRALWRDLGELGFFALRLPEADGGVGLGLPEAVLAFEETGRALLPGPLVATHLAAGTVPGAATGETVVAAVDGELVEWLEEADVVCGVGGDGSVRGDGGAYGADGVPGAPGVAEAVPLRSVDPLTPLHSVSRRRAADPVAVLLTAAEQLGTAGRVCELAVQHARAREQFGRPVGAFQAVKHLCADMLVRTELARAAVYAAAVTAGRADIAAARLLADEAAVRGARDCLQVHGGMGFTWESEVHLHLKRAWVRAQRGGANTESEEVLAGDLLS, from the coding sequence ATGCGTTTCCGACTCACCGGCGACCAGCGGGCGTTGCGGGATTCCGTACGGCAGCTGCTGGCCCGTCGCTTCGACGGCGAGGCGCTGCGGGCGGCCGTGGCGGAACCCGGGCTGGACCGTGCGCTGTGGCGGGACCTCGGCGAGCTGGGGTTCTTCGCGCTGCGGCTGCCCGAGGCCGACGGCGGGGTCGGACTCGGCCTGCCGGAGGCGGTGTTGGCCTTCGAGGAGACGGGCCGCGCGCTGCTGCCGGGCCCACTGGTGGCCACCCACCTCGCGGCGGGCACGGTACCGGGGGCGGCCACGGGGGAGACGGTCGTGGCGGCCGTCGACGGGGAGCTGGTGGAGTGGCTGGAGGAGGCGGACGTGGTGTGCGGGGTGGGGGGTGACGGGAGTGTCCGAGGTGATGGTGGTGCGTATGGTGCCGATGGTGTTCCCGGCGCCCCTGGTGTCGCGGAGGCCGTGCCGCTGCGGTCCGTCGATCCGCTGACGCCGCTGCACTCGGTGTCCCGCCGAAGGGCCGCGGATCCCGTCGCCGTCCTCCTCACCGCCGCCGAACAACTGGGCACGGCCGGGCGTGTGTGCGAGCTCGCGGTGCAACACGCGCGGGCGCGAGAGCAGTTCGGACGGCCGGTCGGGGCCTTCCAGGCCGTCAAGCATCTGTGCGCCGACATGCTGGTGCGGACGGAGCTGGCCCGCGCGGCGGTGTACGCCGCCGCCGTCACCGCCGGCCGGGCCGACATCGCGGCGGCCCGGCTGCTCGCCGACGAGGCCGCCGTCCGCGGCGCCCGGGACTGCCTCCAGGTGCACGGCGGCATGGGGTTCACCTGGGAGAGCGAGGTGCACCTGCACCTCAAGCGGGCGTGGGTGCGGGCGCAACGTGGCGGCGCGAACACGGAGAGTGAGGAAGTCCTCGCGGGTGATCTGCTGTCCTGA
- a CDS encoding acyl-CoA dehydrogenase family protein produces MDLSDTPEEEEFRARLREWLAKALPTLPPKPSPEDWPARRAYDLGWQRTLHDAGYGQVHWDASPTTRLIFLEETERAGAPYVGAGFVGLLHAGPTIAAEGTDEQQARWLPPILRGEEAWCQGFSEPDAGSDLASLRTRAWRDGDTYVVSGSKIWTSHAEVADWCELLVRTDPTAVKHRGITWLAMPMSTPGITVRPLRTLAGSAEFAEVFLDEVRVPVANRVGEENDGWRVTMVTLSFERGTAFVGEVVACRRVLGELARTARENGRWDDPVLRRRLGRLNAEFRALWRLTQWNVSEAEQTGGVPGVGGSVFKLRYSHARQELYDAAAEVLGPRSLDLDGPWTLDRLSSLSYTIAAGTSQIQRNIVAERILGLPKGP; encoded by the coding sequence ATGGACCTGTCGGACACGCCCGAGGAGGAGGAGTTCCGGGCGCGGCTGCGGGAGTGGCTCGCCAAGGCGCTCCCCACACTGCCGCCCAAACCGTCCCCCGAGGACTGGCCCGCCCGCCGCGCCTACGACCTCGGCTGGCAGCGGACGCTCCACGACGCCGGGTACGGGCAGGTGCACTGGGACGCCTCCCCGACCACCCGGCTGATCTTCCTGGAGGAGACCGAGAGGGCGGGCGCCCCTTATGTGGGCGCCGGATTCGTCGGACTGCTGCACGCCGGCCCGACCATCGCCGCCGAGGGCACGGACGAGCAGCAGGCCCGCTGGCTGCCGCCGATCCTGCGCGGCGAGGAGGCCTGGTGCCAGGGCTTCAGCGAACCGGACGCCGGATCCGACCTCGCGTCGCTGCGCACGCGCGCGTGGCGCGACGGGGACACGTACGTCGTGAGTGGCTCCAAGATCTGGACCTCCCACGCCGAAGTCGCCGACTGGTGCGAGCTGTTGGTGCGCACCGATCCGACGGCGGTGAAGCACCGGGGCATCACCTGGCTGGCGATGCCCATGTCCACGCCGGGCATCACGGTCCGGCCGCTGCGCACCCTCGCCGGGTCGGCCGAGTTCGCCGAGGTGTTCCTCGACGAGGTCCGCGTCCCGGTCGCCAACCGGGTCGGCGAGGAGAACGACGGCTGGCGCGTCACCATGGTCACCCTCTCCTTCGAACGCGGTACGGCCTTCGTCGGCGAGGTGGTGGCCTGCCGGCGCGTGCTCGGCGAACTCGCCCGCACGGCACGGGAGAACGGCCGCTGGGACGACCCCGTCCTGCGCCGCCGCCTCGGCCGCCTCAACGCCGAGTTCCGCGCCCTGTGGCGGCTCACCCAGTGGAACGTCAGCGAGGCCGAACAGACGGGCGGCGTACCGGGCGTCGGGGGGTCGGTCTTCAAGCTCCGGTACTCGCACGCACGGCAGGAGCTCTACGACGCCGCCGCCGAGGTCCTCGGGCCCCGCTCCCTCGACCTCGACGGCCCCTGGACCCTCGACCGGCTGTCCTCGCTGTCGTACACCATCGCCGCCGGCACCTCGCAGATCCAGCGGAACATCGTGGCCGAGCGGATCCTCGGCCTGCCGAAGGGGCCGTGA
- a CDS encoding amidohydrolase family protein, giving the protein MTELPRIISVDDHVIEPAHLFETWLPKKYRERGPRPLTAGIGELAYVGGKYRITMDPDGQPTDWWIYEDLKFPYKRNIAAVGFDRDEMTLEGITREEMRPGCWDPVERLKDMDLNHVEASLCFPSFPRFCGQTFAEAHDKEVALACVRAYNDWMVEEWCAGSGGRLIPLCLIPLWDVGLAVAEIRRNAARGVKAVTFSEIPTHLGLPSIHSGYWDPFFAVCQETGTVVNMHIGSSSQMPAASPDAPPAVQASLSFNNAMASMMDFLFSGVLVKFPRLTLAYSEGQMGWVPYALERADDVWAEHRAWGGVRDTIPEPPSTYYYRQIFCCFFRDKHGVASLDVVGRDNATFETDYPHVDSTFPHTKEVALDHVKGLDDETVYKLMRGNAIRMLDLDFDR; this is encoded by the coding sequence ATGACCGAACTGCCCCGCATCATCAGCGTCGACGACCACGTGATCGAGCCCGCGCACCTCTTCGAGACCTGGCTGCCGAAGAAGTACCGGGAGCGCGGCCCGCGGCCCCTCACCGCCGGGATCGGTGAACTCGCCTACGTGGGCGGCAAGTACCGGATCACGATGGACCCGGACGGCCAGCCGACCGACTGGTGGATCTACGAGGACCTGAAGTTCCCGTACAAGCGCAACATCGCCGCCGTCGGCTTCGACCGCGACGAGATGACGCTGGAGGGCATCACCCGTGAGGAGATGCGGCCGGGCTGCTGGGACCCCGTCGAGCGGCTCAAGGACATGGACCTCAACCACGTCGAGGCCTCCCTCTGCTTCCCCTCCTTCCCCCGCTTCTGCGGACAGACCTTCGCCGAGGCGCACGACAAGGAGGTCGCGCTCGCCTGTGTGCGCGCCTACAACGACTGGATGGTCGAGGAGTGGTGCGCCGGCAGCGGCGGCCGTCTCATCCCGCTCTGTCTGATCCCGCTATGGGACGTCGGCCTCGCCGTGGCGGAGATCCGGCGCAACGCCGCCCGCGGGGTGAAGGCGGTGACCTTCTCCGAGATCCCCACCCACCTGGGCCTGCCGTCGATCCACTCCGGCTACTGGGACCCGTTCTTCGCCGTCTGCCAGGAGACCGGCACGGTCGTCAACATGCACATCGGCTCGTCGTCCCAGATGCCGGCCGCCTCCCCGGACGCCCCGCCCGCCGTCCAGGCCTCGCTGTCCTTCAACAACGCGATGGCCTCGATGATGGACTTCCTCTTCAGCGGCGTCCTGGTGAAGTTCCCGCGCCTCACCCTCGCCTACTCCGAGGGCCAGATGGGCTGGGTGCCGTACGCCCTGGAACGCGCCGACGACGTCTGGGCGGAGCACCGCGCCTGGGGCGGCGTCCGCGACACGATCCCGGAGCCGCCGTCGACGTACTACTACCGCCAGATCTTCTGCTGCTTCTTCCGCGACAAGCACGGGGTGGCGTCCCTGGACGTCGTGGGACGCGACAACGCCACTTTCGAGACCGACTACCCGCACGTCGACTCGACCTTCCCGCACACCAAGGAGGTCGCCCTCGACCACGTCAAGGGCCTCGACGACGAGACGGTCTACAAGCTGATGCGGGGCAACGCGATCCGCATGCTCGACCTGGACTTCGACCGGTAG
- a CDS encoding class I adenylate-forming enzyme family protein produces the protein MNDTAHALSTSRTLWDLVTARADLTPDRPVLLQGDRALGFGELRDRAERVAAGLYDLGVRPGTVVAWQLPTRIETVLLSCALARLGAVQTPVIPFYRDREVAFALRESKAEYFAVPGEWRGFDHTGMAHRLGAKGVFEAYDRLPDADPRMLPAPPADGRPVRWIYWTSGTTSDPKGVLHTDRSLIAGGSCLAHALRPTAADVGSIAFPYAHIGGPDYLVMMLLYGFPAVLFEQFALPGALEGFRRHGVTIAGGSTAFYSMFLAEQRKRPDRKVVPTLRLLAGGGAPKPPELHHAVVREMGVQLTHGYGMTEVPMITMGAPDDSAEMLATTEGRPPEGMEIRIVDGEVRLRGEAVCQGYLDPAQTAAAFDEEGFLRTGDLGRLTDSGHLVLTGRLKDVIIRKGENVSAQEIEDLLHGHPLVGDVAVIGLPDTERGELVCAVVEQPPGAGELTLEAVTSYLRAEGLSTHKLPERLEVVDALPRGETLRKVLKYKLRERFSGS, from the coding sequence GTGAACGACACCGCGCACGCGCTCAGCACCTCCCGCACCCTCTGGGACCTGGTCACCGCCCGCGCCGACCTCACCCCCGACCGTCCGGTCCTCCTCCAGGGCGACCGGGCGCTGGGCTTCGGAGAGCTGCGGGACCGCGCCGAACGGGTCGCGGCCGGCCTGTACGACCTCGGCGTGCGCCCCGGCACGGTGGTCGCCTGGCAGCTGCCCACCCGTATCGAGACGGTCCTGCTCTCCTGCGCGCTGGCCCGTCTGGGCGCCGTGCAGACCCCGGTCATCCCCTTCTATCGGGACCGCGAGGTCGCCTTCGCGCTGCGCGAGTCCAAGGCGGAGTACTTCGCCGTACCGGGCGAGTGGCGCGGCTTCGACCACACCGGGATGGCCCACCGCCTGGGCGCCAAGGGCGTCTTCGAGGCCTACGACCGGCTCCCCGACGCGGACCCGCGGATGCTCCCCGCCCCGCCCGCCGACGGCCGCCCGGTCCGCTGGATCTACTGGACCTCCGGCACCACCTCCGACCCCAAGGGCGTCCTGCACACCGACCGCTCCCTGATCGCGGGCGGCTCCTGCCTCGCCCACGCCCTGCGCCCGACCGCCGCCGACGTCGGCTCGATCGCCTTCCCCTACGCCCACATCGGCGGCCCGGACTACCTGGTGATGATGCTGCTCTACGGCTTCCCCGCGGTGCTGTTCGAGCAGTTCGCACTGCCGGGCGCGCTGGAGGGCTTCCGCCGGCACGGGGTGACGATCGCGGGCGGGTCGACGGCGTTCTACTCGATGTTCCTGGCCGAACAGCGCAAGCGGCCGGACCGGAAGGTCGTCCCCACGTTACGGCTGCTCGCGGGCGGTGGGGCTCCCAAGCCGCCGGAGCTCCACCACGCCGTCGTACGGGAGATGGGCGTACAGCTCACCCACGGATACGGCATGACCGAGGTGCCGATGATCACGATGGGGGCGCCGGACGACAGCGCGGAGATGCTGGCGACGACGGAGGGGCGGCCGCCGGAGGGGATGGAGATACGGATCGTGGACGGGGAGGTGCGGCTGCGGGGGGAGGCCGTCTGTCAGGGGTATCTGGATCCGGCGCAGACCGCGGCGGCCTTCGACGAGGAGGGGTTCCTGCGCACCGGGGACCTCGGGCGGCTGACGGACAGCGGGCATCTGGTGCTCACCGGGCGGCTGAAGGACGTGATCATCCGCAAGGGCGAGAACGTCTCGGCACAGGAGATCGAGGACCTGCTGCACGGGCACCCGCTGGTCGGCGACGTGGCGGTGATCGGGCTGCCGGACACCGAGCGCGGTGAGCTGGTGTGCGCGGTGGTGGAACAGCCGCCGGGCGCCGGGGAGCTGACCTTGGAGGCGGTGACGTCGTATCTGCGCGCGGAAGGGCTGTCGACGCACAAGCTGCCGGAGCGGCTGGAGGTCGTGGACGCCCTTCCGCGGGGCGAGACGCTGCGCAAGGTGCTCAAGTACAAGCTGCGCGAACGCTTCTCGGGGAGCTGA
- a CDS encoding EF-hand domain-containing protein, with translation MVSSEYEGRIAARFAIFDQDGNGYIDRADFNTAAKALLDEFGTAARSDKGQALYIGAEAFWQGMAGIADRDGDQRITREEFVGGAVKRLRDNPDRFAEIARPFLHAALAVADGDEDGRATVEDTVRVIKALGAEEEAARTAATALDADTDGRIGETEIVTAFARFFTVPE, from the coding sequence ATGGTCAGCAGCGAGTACGAGGGCAGGATCGCCGCCCGGTTCGCCATCTTCGACCAGGACGGCAACGGCTACATCGACCGCGCGGACTTCAACACGGCGGCCAAGGCGCTGCTGGACGAGTTCGGTACGGCGGCCCGCTCCGACAAGGGCCAGGCCCTGTACATCGGCGCGGAGGCGTTCTGGCAGGGCATGGCCGGCATAGCGGACCGGGACGGTGACCAGCGGATCACCCGGGAGGAGTTCGTGGGCGGCGCGGTCAAGCGCCTGCGCGACAACCCCGACCGGTTCGCCGAGATCGCCCGCCCCTTCCTGCACGCGGCCCTGGCCGTGGCGGACGGCGACGAGGACGGCCGGGCCACCGTCGAGGACACCGTGCGGGTGATCAAGGCCCTCGGCGCGGAGGAGGAGGCCGCCCGGACGGCCGCCACCGCCCTCGACGCGGACACCGACGGCAGGATCGGCGAGACGGAGATCGTGACCGCCTTCGCCCGCTTCTTCACCGTTCCCGAGTGA
- a CDS encoding STAS domain-containing protein has translation MVVVFNVTGEGQGQWAVLQVSGELDLVTSPALRQRVHDAVAEGRHSIVLDLSEVFFCDSSGVGVLIAARRLIRSCQGRLRLILPANGAVDGSHVNRVLAALGVRRLFDVHPDLDSAVREDVDPLSA, from the coding sequence ATGGTGGTGGTGTTCAATGTGACCGGCGAGGGGCAGGGCCAGTGGGCCGTGCTCCAGGTGTCGGGCGAGCTGGATCTGGTGACGTCACCCGCGCTGCGGCAACGGGTGCACGACGCCGTGGCCGAGGGCCGCCACAGCATCGTCCTGGACCTCTCCGAGGTGTTCTTCTGCGATTCCAGCGGCGTCGGCGTGCTCATCGCCGCCCGCCGTCTGATCCGCTCCTGCCAGGGCAGGTTGCGCCTGATACTCCCGGCCAACGGCGCCGTGGACGGCTCGCACGTCAACCGGGTGCTGGCCGCCCTGGGCGTCCGCCGCCTGTTCGACGTCCACCCGGACCTGGACTCGGCCGTCCGGGAGGACGTGGACCCCCTGTCGGCGTGA
- a CDS encoding sigma-70 family RNA polymerase sigma factor has translation MAKKDAPPRWDRKMQQRLARGEAAALGELYDRFASLVHGLAHRVLGDERAADGITREVFVHVWEHPDAYDPKQGPLRSWVATLTHRLAVQRLRATETAALAQEGHGSTEDLELKVRHASVAARADYIVQSMPVPLRAALELAYFQRRDYRQTAADLGVTEDEARRRLRLGLQLLATAHDSAAPGAPPGYGGAA, from the coding sequence ATGGCGAAGAAGGACGCACCGCCCCGCTGGGACCGCAAGATGCAGCAGCGACTCGCACGCGGTGAGGCGGCCGCCCTCGGCGAGCTCTACGACCGGTTCGCCTCCCTCGTGCACGGGCTGGCCCACCGCGTGCTCGGGGACGAGCGCGCCGCCGACGGCATCACCCGCGAGGTCTTCGTCCACGTCTGGGAACACCCCGACGCCTACGACCCCAAGCAGGGCCCCCTGCGCTCCTGGGTGGCCACCCTCACCCACCGCCTCGCCGTGCAGCGGCTGCGCGCCACCGAGACCGCCGCGCTGGCCCAGGAGGGCCACGGCTCCACCGAGGACCTGGAGCTGAAGGTCCGCCACGCCTCGGTCGCCGCCCGCGCCGACTACATCGTCCAGTCCATGCCCGTCCCGCTGCGCGCCGCCCTGGAGCTGGCCTACTTCCAGCGCCGCGACTACCGCCAGACCGCCGCCGACCTCGGCGTCACCGAGGACGAGGCCCGCCGCCGCCTCCGCCTCGGCCTGCAACTGCTGGCCACGGCCCACGACAGCGCGGCCCCCGGGGCACCGCCCGGATACGGGGGTGCGGCGTGA
- a CDS encoding zf-HC2 domain-containing protein: MSGAGRFEAYDGPDEPEDPTDPENPGDLGDPEAKDTGEGHDGSGGQGDAAGPGGPDDPGNGDSPDSDPDPHRPPRIPMPRASVEDGGRPLPTLEELGDLAPPPAPLVLEHPVLKALLGAWALAACSPEETLAVEEHLGDCGSCADEALRLREAVGLLQRPESLDLDPGLRTRVLDSCLDRRPPRIPVPGWATPYDAETARLDALLQDFGDAEWHAPVRLRWFEGERQSSRRTTVAGVIAHLLTVDGLVAVALGLDDPLGDAAGAPTPAARTEAYWRASHYPPTRSVRAPWREQSHDLVRTVSFTGGTTGRLAVSYGDFELPLHDAMLDRAFECWVHAEDIAEAVDYPYAAPSARHLNRMIDLAARMLPTVLAVRRHSGLASPAAGRHLVPAGEPGRSLRLEIEGHGGGTWLIPLDSPGAVGSAEHEVAHVALDGVEFCHLAAGHVSPEEAAAGQQGDRDAIRDVLFAAASLSRM; this comes from the coding sequence GTGAGCGGAGCCGGCCGCTTCGAGGCGTACGACGGCCCGGACGAGCCCGAGGACCCGACGGATCCCGAGAACCCCGGGGACCTCGGGGATCCCGAAGCCAAGGACACCGGGGAGGGTCACGACGGCTCCGGCGGCCAGGGCGACGCCGCCGGTCCCGGCGGTCCGGACGACCCCGGCAACGGCGACTCCCCCGACTCCGACCCGGACCCGCACCGCCCGCCCCGCATACCCATGCCCCGCGCCTCCGTCGAGGACGGCGGGCGCCCGCTGCCCACCCTGGAGGAGCTGGGCGACCTGGCACCGCCACCGGCCCCGCTCGTCCTGGAGCACCCCGTCCTGAAGGCACTCCTCGGGGCCTGGGCACTGGCCGCCTGCTCGCCGGAGGAGACGCTCGCCGTCGAGGAACACCTCGGCGACTGCGGAAGCTGCGCGGACGAGGCGCTGCGGCTGCGGGAGGCGGTCGGCCTGCTCCAGCGCCCGGAGAGCCTCGACCTGGACCCCGGCCTGCGCACCCGCGTCCTGGACAGCTGCCTGGACCGGCGCCCGCCACGCATCCCGGTGCCCGGGTGGGCGACGCCGTACGACGCGGAGACCGCCCGCCTCGACGCGCTGCTCCAGGACTTCGGCGACGCCGAGTGGCACGCGCCGGTCCGCCTGCGCTGGTTCGAGGGCGAGCGCCAGTCCAGCCGCCGCACGACGGTCGCCGGGGTCATCGCCCACCTGCTGACGGTCGACGGCCTGGTCGCGGTCGCCCTCGGTCTCGACGACCCGCTGGGCGACGCCGCCGGGGCACCGACGCCCGCCGCGCGCACCGAGGCGTACTGGCGCGCCTCCCACTACCCGCCCACCCGTTCCGTCCGCGCGCCCTGGCGCGAGCAGAGCCACGACCTGGTGCGCACGGTCTCCTTCACGGGCGGCACCACCGGCCGGCTGGCCGTCTCCTACGGGGACTTCGAGCTGCCGTTGCACGACGCGATGCTCGACCGCGCCTTCGAGTGCTGGGTCCACGCGGAGGACATCGCCGAGGCGGTCGACTACCCGTACGCCGCGCCCTCCGCCCGCCACCTCAACCGCATGATCGACCTCGCGGCCCGCATGCTGCCCACCGTCCTCGCGGTGCGCCGCCACAGCGGCCTCGCCTCACCGGCCGCGGGCCGCCACCTCGTCCCCGCCGGCGAGCCCGGCCGCAGCCTCCGCCTGGAGATCGAGGGCCACGGCGGCGGCACCTGGCTCATCCCCCTCGACTCCCCCGGCGCGGTGGGCTCCGCCGAGCACGAGGTCGCGCACGTCGCGCTGGACGGGGTGGAGTTCTGCCATCTCGCCGCGGGTCATGTGTCACCGGAGGAAGCGGCGGCGGGTCAGCAGGGGGATCGGGACGCGATCCGGGACGTACTGTTCGCGGCGGCGTCGTTGAGCCGGATGTAG
- the purU gene encoding formyltetrahydrofolate deformylase: MNEQSGQAAASDQYVLTLACPDKQGIVHAVSSYLFMTGCNIEDSQQFGDHDTGLFFMRVHFSAEAPVTVDKLRASFTAIGDAFHMDWQIHRVEDRMRIVLMVSKFGHCLNDLLFRARIGALPVEIAAVVSNHTDYAELVKSYDIPFHHIPVTKDTKAEAEARLLELVREQGVELVVLARYMQVLSDELCKQLSGRIINIHHSFLPSFKGAKPYHQAHARGVKLIGATAHYVTADLDEGPIIEQEVERVAHDVAPDQLVAIGRDVECQALARAVKWHAERRILLNGRRTVVFA, encoded by the coding sequence ATGAACGAGCAGTCCGGTCAAGCCGCCGCCTCCGACCAGTACGTCCTCACTCTCGCCTGTCCCGACAAGCAGGGCATCGTGCACGCCGTGTCGAGCTACCTCTTCATGACCGGCTGCAACATCGAGGACAGTCAGCAGTTCGGCGACCACGACACGGGACTGTTCTTCATGCGCGTCCACTTCTCGGCGGAGGCGCCGGTGACGGTGGACAAACTCCGGGCCAGTTTCACGGCGATCGGTGACGCCTTCCACATGGACTGGCAGATCCACCGGGTCGAGGACCGGATGCGGATCGTCCTCATGGTCAGCAAGTTCGGCCACTGCCTGAACGACCTGCTCTTCCGCGCCCGCATCGGGGCGCTGCCGGTGGAGATCGCCGCGGTGGTGTCCAACCACACCGACTACGCCGAGCTCGTGAAGTCCTACGACATCCCCTTCCACCACATTCCGGTCACGAAGGACACGAAGGCCGAGGCGGAGGCGCGGCTGCTGGAACTCGTGCGGGAGCAGGGCGTCGAGCTGGTCGTGCTCGCCCGGTACATGCAGGTGCTCTCCGACGAACTGTGCAAGCAGCTCAGCGGGCGGATCATCAACATCCACCACTCGTTCCTGCCGAGCTTCAAGGGCGCGAAGCCGTACCACCAGGCGCATGCGCGGGGTGTGAAGCTGATCGGGGCGACGGCGCATTACGTGACCGCGGATCTCGACGAGGGGCCGATCATCGAGCAGGAGGTCGAGCGGGTGGCGCACGACGTCGCGCCGGACCAGCTCGTGGCGATCGGGCGGGATGTCGAGTGCCAGGCGCTGGCGCGGGCCGTGAAGTGGCATGCGGAGCGGCGGATTCTGTTGAACGGGCGGCGGACGGTTGTGTTCGCCTAG
- a CDS encoding SCO4402 family protein — protein MTVQGSENSSRRSRRSSTMGGMPLNDMPWWRWRSNVRSALHMLSDPVFQRDVWLAGADGYGDVTDAVYRLVEDTWLDNWSAEKYVGTIFRDSQEAALVDTAVLRVLRIMHQVGPDAPVSAYMDHQGWPDAVRAARDAHVRMATADAEDPDAPPRTLEVLHIMTRSA, from the coding sequence ATGACCGTGCAAGGTTCGGAGAACTCTTCCCGTCGCAGCCGTCGCTCGTCCACCATGGGCGGCATGCCACTCAACGACATGCCGTGGTGGCGCTGGCGCAGCAATGTGCGCTCCGCGCTGCACATGCTCTCCGACCCCGTGTTCCAGCGGGACGTCTGGCTGGCGGGCGCGGACGGGTACGGAGACGTGACCGACGCGGTGTACCGCCTGGTCGAGGACACCTGGCTGGACAACTGGTCCGCCGAGAAGTACGTCGGCACGATCTTCCGGGACTCCCAGGAGGCGGCCCTCGTCGACACCGCCGTCCTGCGCGTGCTGCGGATCATGCACCAGGTCGGTCCCGACGCCCCGGTCTCCGCCTACATGGACCACCAGGGCTGGCCGGACGCGGTCCGGGCGGCACGGGACGCGCACGTACGGATGGCCACGGCCGACGCCGAGGACCCGGACGCGCCCCCGCGCACGCTGGAGGTGCTGCACATCATGACGCGCTCCGCGTAG